One genomic region from Pyxicephalus adspersus chromosome 1, UCB_Pads_2.0, whole genome shotgun sequence encodes:
- the ZNF706 gene encoding zinc finger protein 706, with amino-acid sequence MARGQQKIQAQQKNAKKQAEKKKHGSDQKAAAKAALVFTCPVCRTQMPDPKTFKQHFESKHPKSPLPPELVDVQA; translated from the exons ATGGCCAGGGGGCAACAGAAGATACAAGCCCAACAAAAGAATGCCAAGAAACAAGCTGAAAAGAAGAAACATGGATCAGATCAGAAGGCTGCAGCAAAGGCAGCTTTAGTCTTCACATGTCCTGTGTGCAGG ACACAGATGCCAGACCCCAAAACATTCAAGCAGCACTTTGAAAGCAAACATCCCAAATCTCCACTTCCTCCAGAACTAGTTGACGTGCAGGCATAA